A genomic stretch from Mycobacterium malmoense includes:
- a CDS encoding helix-turn-helix domain-containing protein: MQDDVSVTNGTSRYVSPPRRRRRVTAQLRDVVVTAYESGQTSRQVAEEFALGRTTVLKILKAAGVMVRPQGRKY, encoded by the coding sequence GTGCAAGACGATGTTTCTGTGACAAATGGGACGTCACGATACGTTTCCCCACCCCGAAGGCGCCGACGGGTCACAGCCCAACTGCGGGATGTTGTAGTTACGGCCTATGAGTCAGGGCAGACCAGTCGGCAAGTTGCTGAAGAGTTCGCACTCGGTCGGACGACCGTCCTGAAGATACTGAAGGCTGCCGGGGTGATGGTGCGGCCGCAGGGACGGAAGTATTAA
- a CDS encoding Fic family protein yields the protein MAPSGWTSYSKIIFFATCMLASTARYGPGGAWRRRELNIGVAPEQVAVDLRNSLDTIRYRWQHTTDWTSRELGIAVHAETVRIHPFTDGNGRVTRLLADLVFTAAQDSDQVLQYDWNVDKKRYVALLREYDGHRDVRELADFITVRAIGP from the coding sequence ATGGCGCCCTCGGGTTGGACGAGCTACTCCAAGATCATTTTCTTCGCGACCTGCATGCTCGCCTCTACAGCCAGATATGGACCTGGGGGCGCGTGGCGACGTCGCGAGCTCAATATTGGGGTTGCGCCCGAGCAGGTCGCCGTCGATCTGCGCAACTCACTGGACACGATCCGCTACCGATGGCAGCACACGACGGACTGGACTTCCCGCGAACTCGGTATCGCTGTGCACGCCGAAACGGTGCGAATCCACCCGTTCACTGATGGGAATGGTCGCGTCACCCGTCTGCTTGCGGACCTCGTCTTTACCGCTGCTCAGGACTCAGACCAAGTCCTGCAGTACGACTGGAACGTCGACAAGAAGCGATACGTCGCGCTGCTACGGGAGTACGACGGACATCGTGACGTTCGTGAGCTCGCGGATTTCATCACTGTCCGGGCAATCGGTCCTTGA